The Rhodococcus rhodochrous DNA window CGCGCCGATCATCGCCCTCGGCCTGGACTCGGCGGAGGTCGGCCACCCGCCGTCGCTGTTCGAGGACGTCTTCGCACGGGCGCGGGCCGAAGGGCTGCATATCACGGCGCACGCGGGGGAGGAGGGACCTCCGGAATACGTCTGGCAGGCGCTCGACCTCCTCGGCGCCGAGCGCATCGACCACGGCATCCGCTCGCTCGAGGATCCCGAACTTGTCGCGCGCCTGGTCGACGAGAGTATTCCGCTCACCGTCTGCCCGTTCTCGAATGTCCGCCTCCGCGTGGTGGATACGCTCGCCGACCATCCGCTGCGCCGCATGCTCGAGGCGGGCCTGTCGGTGAGCGTGCACTCGGACGATCCCGCCTATTTCGGTGGTTACGTCGACGACAACCTCGCAGGGCTGAAGGATCAGCTGGGTCTCACCGACGCCGAGCGGGATGTGCTCCGGCGCAATTCGTGGGATGCCGCCTTCCTCTGAGTCCGTCCAGGTGAGTCTGCCCGGGCGTCACTCGCCCAGGACGCGGCGCAGATACGGGTTCGTGAAGGTGCGGTGCGGATCCACACGGTCGCGCACGGCGAGGAAGTCGTCGAACCGAGGGTAGAGCTCGCGCAGATCGTCCGCGGTCAGGGAATGCAGCTTGCCCCAGTGCGGGCGGCCCTGCGCGGCACGCAGGATCGGCTCGACACCGTCGAAGTAGGCCGTGTGGTCGCGCCGATGGTACTGGTGCACGGCCACATAGGCGGTGTCGCGGCCGTGGGCCGTGGACAACCACACGTCGTCGCCCCGCGCGAACCGCACCTCCACCGGAAAACCGACGCGAACGTCCTTACGCTGCAGCCACGCATCGATCTCGCGCAGAACCGCTGGAAGGTGCTCGGCGGGGAGCGCGTACTCCATCTCCCGGAACCGCACCCGGCGGATGGACGCGAACACCCGGTAGCTGCGGTCGACGAAGGTGCGCGGGGACAACGCCCGTGACGCGACCCGGTTCAGCGCCGGGATGGTGGCGGGAATCCGCGTCTCGACCTGCTGGAAGAGCGCGAAGGCACCGTTGGAGAGCAGTTCGTCGTCGAGGAGGGTGCGCACCCGCCCGACCGGCTGCACCGGTGTCTCACCGGGGAGGCGGGTGTTGCGTTTGATGAGCACTCCGTCGGTGTGCGGGAACCAGTAGAACTCGAAATGGTCGACACCGCTGCGTAATTGGTCGAGGGCATCGAGTGTCGTGCGGAGCGAGGAGGGTGCTTCCTCCGCGCGCAGGCGGAATGCGGGGACACAGTCGAGCGTGACGGTGGCGAGCACGCCGAGGGCGCCGACTCCGAGCCGGGCGGCCTCGAACAGGTCGGGTTCGTGCTCGGGGGAGCAGTCGACGATCCGGCCGTCGGCGAGCACGATCGTCGCGCCGCACACGGCTGCCGCCAGTCCGCGGAAGGTCGCACCGGTGCCGTGGGTGCCGGTCGAGATCGCGCCGGCGACGGACTGGACGTCGATGTCGCCGAGATTCGGTACGGCGAGGCCCTGTGCCCACAGCAGGTCGCTCAGATCGCGCAGTCGCGTCCCCGCCCGAACGGTGACACGCGCGCCGGTGGCCGACGGTTCCACCGCGACGAGACCGGACATCCGGTCGAGCGAGATCAGTGTGCCGTCGGTGACGGCCGCGCCGGTGAACGAGTGCCCGGCGCCCACGGCCTTGACGTGTTCGCCCTGTTCGGAGGCGCGGGCGACGACGCGCGCGAGGTCGTCGACATCGCCGGGGGTCTCGAAACGGCGGGGTGTCGCGCTCTCGGTACGCGCCCAGTTGCGCCAGGTGGCCATGCCTCATCTTCGACCTGGACGAGCGTCCAGGTCAACACCTGCTCGCGAATCTTTCCCGACCTCTACCATCAGGTCATGCCGAATCGGTTGCCTGCTGACGAGCGTCGCACCCAACTCGTGGCTGCGGCACTGGAACTGGCGGAAGGCGGGGGAGTGGGAGCTGTCACGGTCCGCGCCGTCGCCGAGAAGGCCGGGGTGTCACTGGGTGTCGTCCACTACTGTTTCGACAGCAAGGAAGACCTCGTCGTCGCCATGGCGAACGCCGTCGTCGGCGAACTCGCCGGAGCCATGCACGCGGCCTTCGACGTGCCCGAGGACACGCAGCAGACCGGCGGCGTCGAGTGTCTCCGCTCGATGCTCCACACCGGTCTTCGCGCCATGTGGTCGGCCATCGAATCCACGCCGGGGTTGCAGACCCTCACCTACGA harbors:
- a CDS encoding D-arabinono-1,4-lactone oxidase, with product MATWRNWARTESATPRRFETPGDVDDLARVVARASEQGEHVKAVGAGHSFTGAAVTDGTLISLDRMSGLVAVEPSATGARVTVRAGTRLRDLSDLLWAQGLAVPNLGDIDVQSVAGAISTGTHGTGATFRGLAAAVCGATIVLADGRIVDCSPEHEPDLFEAARLGVGALGVLATVTLDCVPAFRLRAEEAPSSLRTTLDALDQLRSGVDHFEFYWFPHTDGVLIKRNTRLPGETPVQPVGRVRTLLDDELLSNGAFALFQQVETRIPATIPALNRVASRALSPRTFVDRSYRVFASIRRVRFREMEYALPAEHLPAVLREIDAWLQRKDVRVGFPVEVRFARGDDVWLSTAHGRDTAYVAVHQYHRRDHTAYFDGVEPILRAAQGRPHWGKLHSLTADDLRELYPRFDDFLAVRDRVDPHRTFTNPYLRRVLGE
- a CDS encoding TetR/AcrR family transcriptional regulator, with translation MPNRLPADERRTQLVAAALELAEGGGVGAVTVRAVAEKAGVSLGVVHYCFDSKEDLVVAMANAVVGELAGAMHAAFDVPEDTQQTGGVECLRSMLHTGLRAMWSAIESTPGLQTLTYEITAYSLRHRTDGSPASGDIAVEQYRLMDEQARLFLDTCAERCGLEWSLPTGTLARLSLSALDGVVLRWLVDRDGEAATAELGVVADIIATRAVERS
- a CDS encoding adenosine deaminase, with the translated sequence MTDGFAELHVHIEGTLEPELILALAERNRIELPYRDLDDLRSRYQFTDLQSFLDLYYANMEVLRTAQDFADLARAYFARAARAGVTRAEFFFDPQAHTSRGVPLPEVVAGLSDAVAGAHREFGVDAAMIASIVRDRPVPEAHEVFGELLRLGAPIIALGLDSAEVGHPPSLFEDVFARARAEGLHITAHAGEEGPPEYVWQALDLLGAERIDHGIRSLEDPELVARLVDESIPLTVCPFSNVRLRVVDTLADHPLRRMLEAGLSVSVHSDDPAYFGGYVDDNLAGLKDQLGLTDAERDVLRRNSWDAAFL